The genomic window AATTCAATGACTCAGGCCGATCCGCGAGGCCGCGGCCGCACCATTAGCAATACTCAATACATTCATGTAAATTCTTATATTAGATTTCCTTCCGTGTCTTCCGTGCTTTCCGTGGTTGAATTCTTGACCTGCGGCGATTGGACTCCCACGTCGTGGAGGCCCCGTCAGTGGTGCGGGCGGGCGAAGTGGGCCTCGATCCAGTCCGGGGTGAATTCGTCGAGTCCGTGGATGACCGCGTCCGCGCCGGACTGTCGGAGCTGGGGGGCGGTGTACGTGTGGGTGATGCCCACGGCCCACATGCCCGCGCCCTTGGCCGAGACGATGCCCGCGAGGCTGTCCTCGACCACGAGGCAGTCCGACGCTTCCAGGGGCGGGCCGGAGGGCGACTTCCCGGCCGCGACCGCGCGCAGGGCATCGAGCGCCTGGAGGTAGCCCGCCGGATCGGGCTTGCACTTGTGGGCGTCCTCGGCGGCGACGATCGCCGAGACGCAGCCCATGCGGTCGAGCCGCCGCAGCGCGTACTCGATCTCCTGGCGGAGCGCGCCGGAGTTGATCGCCACCGGCCACCGCGCGGAGATGGCCTCGAGCGTCTCCGCCGCCCGCGGGAAGTAGCGCAAGCCCTGGTCGGCGACCTCGACGTACCGCCTGGCCTTCCGCGCGATGAGGCCATCGAGCCGGGCTTCGTCCGCCGCCCGCCCGGCGTCGGCGAGCGCCGCGGCGAAGCAGCCGCGATCGTCGTAGCCGAGGTACTTCTCGTGGTAGTCCCGGTCGGTGATCGTCACCCCTTCCTGGGCGAGGACCTCGCGGAAGAGCTCGAAGTGCACGGACTCGTCGTCCACCAGGACGCCGTTGAAATCGAAGATGACCGCCTGGATCATGGTGCCCCGGTCGTGACGGAACAAGGGTGAGGATCGAAGCCCGGCGACGCGTGCCTCGCCAAATGCGAACGGCCCGGGCTGGCCGGGCCGGGGAGCGGGTACATCCATACGATACGGAGTCGGGCCGCCCGGGTCGAGACCGGCGGCCCCTCCGCCGTCAGATCGCCTCCGGCCCGCGCTCGCCGGTGCGGATGCGGATGCAGTCGTCCATCGGCAGGATGAAGATCTTGCCGTCGCCGATCCTGCCGTCGGGGCCGCTGCGCCCGGCCTCCATGATGGCGTTGACCGTGGGCTCGACGAAGTCTTCATTGACGGCGATCTGGAGCTCGATCTTACGCAGGAGGTTCACCGTAACCTCATGACCACGGTAGACTTCCGTATAGCCCTTCTGTCGCCCGAATCCCTGGACGTCCATCACCGTCAGGCGGAAGACCTCGACCCGCGAGAGCGCCTCCTTGACGGCCTCGAGCCTGGTGGGCTGGATGATGGCGATGATTAGCTTCATCGAAGGGCCCTCGGAAGTCGCCCTGGTGCGCCGGCGTCGGGACACCCGCCCCGTACGAAACGCTCGTCATCGCCGGGATCCATGCGGGAAGGCGATTGTCCGTAAAGATGCCGGGGCGAGTCAACAAGGCCGCAATCCGATGCGATAGAAACGCTCGGGCGGGGCGATCCGTCCCCGCCGCGGGCCGATCACGGCATGGGCGGCACGTCGCCCCGGAACTCGGGCGGCTGGGCGTGATGATGGTGGCCGTCGGCGGCGACTTCCGGAGGGTAGTCGCTCCGAGTCTCCGTCCAGGTGCAGCCGGAGGCCCCGAGCAGGAGCGTCAGGGAGAAGCAGAGGGCAGCGATCCTCGCCATGTTCGAGTCCTTCCTGGGGCCGGAGAATCCCTTTCTCGGGAGCCGTCGCGACGCGGGACAGGTCCAAATCCGATCATCCCCTGGCTCCCGGCCTCGGGAGCCAGGCGGGCTGCCGGGCTTCAAGGCGTTTCGGTGGGACCGGCGGGGGGCATGGCGGGCAGCGGCGGGAGGGTCCCCTCGGCGTCATCCGCCGGCCCCGGCGCGGCGGGCGTGGCCGGCCCCCTCTCCTCCTCGGCCGCGGCCGGAGGCATCGGGGGCGCTTCGCCTACCGGAGGCATCGGGGGCGCCTCGCCTACCGGAGGCATCGGGGGCGCCTCGCCTACCGGAGGTTTCGGCGTGGCCCCGCCGGAGACCGGCCCGGGGGGTTGATCTCGGGGGACCGAAATGGGTCCCCCGGAGGCGGCATTCGCGAGCGTGGCGTCGGCGGGAGAGGCCTCGGATCCGGGCGCCTCGTCGCGATGAGCGGCGGGGGGAGGGACGGATTCCGGGGCCGTGGCGGGGTCCGTGTCCGTCGGCTTGGGGGTCGACGAATCGGGTGCGGGGGTCGACGGCGTCGCCGGGGCGGACGCGCTCTCCTGGCCGGGGCCCGCGTCGGCCGCGACGCGGAGCGGCGGCCCCGTGTAGGAGCCCGGCAGCAGGGCCGCGGGGCCGCCCGGAGGGCCCGGCGACGGGAAGTCATCGCACTCGTCGCAGAACATCACGCAGCCCGTGCCGCCGACGGCCATCGCCGCGGCCAGCACGGCGTCTCGTAGCCTGACCATGATTCGAACCCCCGTCCTTCCCCGCGATGGTCATCACCGCGGTTAAGCCTGCGCGGATCGCTGCGGCCGCCACACCGCACCTGAGCCGGCCGTAACGTTTGCAACGATCATCGGCCGGGCGCGGCACGGACAATGAGTCGAATTGACACCGGCGGCCGGCTCGCGATGACCCGCCGCATCGGCAAAGGCCGGAATACAGGACGCGGCGAGCGGGCGCCCGGGCGGGGAGCCGCCCCGAATTGACAAGGTCCATGCATGACCTAGGTTACTGAAAGCAGGCGCGCCGGAGACCGCAGCAGTGACCAGGGCGCCGAGGGATGAAGCAGGGCCACCAAGGAGCGAACCCGCCATGACGCCCCATCGAAGCGAACGCCGCGAGCTGAGCACGGCGTCCCCCCTCCAGATCTATCTCCACGATATCAACGAGACGCCGCTCCTCTCCCCCGAGGAGGAGCGTGAGCTCTCCGAGCGCGTGGCGGCCGGCGACCCTTATGCCCGGGAGCACATGGTCAAGGCGAACCTCCGGCTGGTCGTCAACATCGCCCGCGGCTACCTGGGCAAGGGGCTCGGCCTGGAGGACCTCATCGAGGAAGGGAACCTCGGGCTGATGCGGGCGGTCGAGGGCTACGACGGCATGATGGACACGCGGTTCAGCACGTATGCCAGCTACTGGATCAAGCAATCGATCCGGCGGGCCGTGATGAACAACGGCAAGCCGATCCGGCTTCCGGCCTACATGGTGAGCCTGCTGGCGAAGTGGAAGCGGGCCACCGCCGTGCTCGGCGAGCGGCTGGGGCGAGCGCCGACGCCGGAGGAGGTGGGCAAGGCCCTGCGGCTCTCCAAGAAGAAGATCGGGATCGTGGTCAAGGCCATCAAGGTCAGCAACCTGACGCCGCAGAGCGAATGCTCGGACGAGGACGGGGCCATCCTGGACGAGATCCTCACCGACGACCGGAGCAAGGCGCCCGAGCAGCAGATGATCGAGGCCGACGACCTCTCCCGCGTCTTCGACCGGCTCGATGAGCTCGACGACCGGGAGGCGACCGTCATCCGGATGCGCTTCGGCCTCCTGCGACCGTACCAGCCGATGACCCTCCGCGAGGTCGGCGAGAAGCTCGGGCTGACCCGGGAGCGGGTCCGGCAGCTCGAGAGCCTGGCGATCCAGAAGCTCACCCACGGCCTCTGCGAGACGAGCGGCAGCATCGACGCCTGATCGTCGCGGCCGTCGCCGAAGGGCGGAAAATCGGCGAGCCTCGATAGACGCGGGAACCGGGCGGCTGCACGCTTCGCCGAAGCCGTCGCCGATCTCGCCGGGACCTCCCGCCCGCAGTTCCTCACACCATACCGGAGCCCCGGCATCATCACTTGATGCCCGGGGCTTTCGCCTCGCGCCAGGCCACTCGCCCTCCAGGCCCACCCCCGGCTCATGACTCCAATCATGCCAGATCTGCCCGATCATCACCCCAGATTTGCCATTTCTTAACAGCTTTTTCGGCCGTACTCACTAGAATAACCTCGGTTGCCTCCAGGTAGGTCCACCCTCCCGGACTGTCAGAACTCCTCTCCCACCACCGAACCTGGAATCCCCGCCGCGGGCCCGCCCCTCGGCGAGGCTTTATCGCGCCTACCGATCCGGCTTGGCCGTGGATTCTTCGCGCATCTTACGCATCGAGGAGAACGCCCGAATGAACGCCCCGAAGAGACCCCACGCGGCGAGGGGTTTCACCCTGATCGAGCTGCTGGTCGTGATCGCCATCATCGCGGTCCTCATCGCCCTGCTCCTGCCCGCGGTGCAATCGGCCCGCGAGGCGGCGAGGCGTGCCCAGTGCACGAACAATCTCAAGCAGATCGCGCTGGCGGCCGCGAATTATGAGTCGGGCAATGGCTGCCTCCCGGCCGGCTCCTATTCGGGCCTCAACGGGTTCAATCCCCCGCACTGGGGCACGTACGTCGAGAACTACAGCTGCTTCGTGCGGATGCTCCCGTACTTCGAGCAGTCGGCGATGTACAACGCCATGAACACCAGCCTCAGCTCGGCCGACGTGTGCAACCTGACCATCTGCGGCGTGCGCGTCGCGTCGCTGATCTGCCCGAGCGACAACCAGAACGAGACCATCCCGCTCCCGGCCACGCGATCGTCCACGGGCGTCACGCCCGGCTGGAGCTTCAACCTGATCGACAGCGGGCCGGATGCCGTCTTCCCGCTCCCGGCCGGGGGCACCTGGCAGCAGGCCTTCACCAGCTATGCCGGCAACGCGGGCACGTTCACGTTCGGGTTCACCAAGCTGATGCCGAGCTCGGTCCTCGGCCAGTTCAACGGCCTGATCTACAACGACAGCAGCGTCCGCCTCTCGGCGATCACCGACGGCACCAGCAACACGTTCCTCTTCGGCGAGCACAGCAAGTCCACGCTGATGAGGGTCGACCCGGGCTATGCCGTCTCCGACGGCGCGTGGAACTCGGCCCGCTGGTACGACACGCTCTTCGCCACGCTCTACCCGCTGAACTTCGGCAACGGGAATAATCAGAACGTCAAGAATGCCAGCTACTACTTGCCGACGGGGGCCGGCAGCAATCACCCGGGGGGGGCGAATTTCGCATTCGGCGACGGCTCGGTCCGGTTCATCAAGAACAACATCAACTCGTGGTCGTTCAATCAGGGGAACGCAGACAGCTACGGCGACTCCATGCCGGACAACACCACCTTCGTGACCGTGCCTTCCAGCGCCGACCCGAATGCGATCAAGTCGGGCACCTACCTCCAGCACAGCGGCGCGAATGGCCCGGCCCAGCTCGGCGTCTACCAGGCCCTCTCCACGCGGTCCGGCGGCGAGGTCATCAGCGCCGACGCCTATTGATCCCGCCGGCCCATGACCCGGTCCGGCCGCCTGCCGCGGGGGCTGCCCCGCGCGGCAGGCGGCCGCACTCCCATTCTCAAGAGCCCGTTGCAGGGGCCGTCCCTCACCGGCGGAGCGGCCCCTGCATGCCCTGTTCAGGATTCCATTCATGATCCGGTTCGCTTGGGTCTCCGGTCTCGCCGTCTTGCTGGCCGGGTGCGGGGGGTCTGGCCTCTCGACCGACAATCCGGGGACGCCGCCCCCCCACGGGGGCGAGGTGATCAACCTCCCGGGCGCCAAGGGGCACGTCGAGGTGGTGCGGAAGTCATCCGCCCGCGGCGACGTGTCGTTCTACTTCTTCAAGGATTCGACGACGCCCTATTCCCCCGCCCCGACCTCCGGCACGCTGACCGTGGGCAAGAAGCAGGTCTCCCTCAAGCCGGAGGGCGAGGGCCTGGCCACGCCTCCCGGGGCCGACGTCTTCCCCCGCGGAGCCCTGGACGGCTCCCTCACGGTCGAGCTTGCCGGCGAGAAGGTGACGATCCCCCTGGGCGTCCGCTGACCGTCTCGGACGCCCCCCCTCGCCCCGCGCTCATCGGGCGTTGAGCGTCCAGTACGGCCCCGGCCCGTAGGCGATTCCGAACCGACTGACCGACGGCGAGAGCAGGTTCTCCCTGTGGCCCGGGGAATTCATCCAGCCCCGGGCCACGTCCTCCGCGCTCGAGTGGTTCCAGCCGCAGTTCTGGAAGCACCCCGGGTTGACGTGGTGGCCGATCCCCCGCCGGCACTGGGCGGCGTTGTTCTGGCTCGCCCAGGACGAAAGGTCCGCGTCGTAGGCCAGGGGATGCAGCCCCGCCGCCGCGCGGAGCCGATTGAGGACCGACGCGAACCCGTACGGATCCGAGCCGCTGCAATCGCAGGCGGCCGCCGGTTGCTGCGCCACCGCGGCCGGAGCCGCGGCGGCCGCATTCCAGGTCGTCGTCGGCTGTTGATGATGCCGGAGCCGATGGACCAGCCGACCGATCGGGCCGGCGGACGTGCCCTGCGCCCTCGCCGCCGGGGTGTAGCCGACCAGGGTCGCGGCCATCGTCAGGGTGGAGAAGATCACGCCATGCAGGATCGTCGTGCGCATCGTCGGCACTCCGCTTGGAATCGAGGGATGAGGTCTCGCGGACGGATGCTCGCGGGCCCGGGCGGGGAAATATTCAGGAATCTTCACGCGTGATGATGCTCGTCCCCGAGCGGGCCGCAGGCCCGGCCGCCTGGCTCGCTCGCCCAGGGGCCGGTCGACCTCCGCTCATCGCAAGCGACATGCCAATATGGGAAACATGGGTTATCCAGGCTGTTTGCGGAGAAAAAACAGGCAATCGAGCCGATCTTGCGGGATGAAGTGGCGCCCGCGCCTGGAGGAATTACAAGGAGGATGGAAAGACCTACAAGCCGCCCCGGACGACCTCCTCCGGCTGCAAGTCGCCTGGTGGGAGTACGTTGCGGCCATCGACGGGGCGGCGAGACCGAGTCGGGAGGGTTGCGGATGGAGGGGGCCCCGCCCCGCAAGCCCCCCGCGGTCGGGGGGCCCCCGGAATTTGGCGGGAGGCCAATAATGCCGGCCAGCCCTCGAATTACGGTTGTGGAGCGGTGAGAGTCCTGGTGATCCCACCGCCAACGACCACAGAGGTGTTGCCGGAGTCGAGGGGTTCCAGGGTTACAGGAGAAACAGCATGGTCTGCTCAATGGTCAAGAAGGCGGTCGTCGGGTCGGCACTCGGCGCCGCGGCGTTGTTCCTGGTGTTCGGGACCCATGCACCGAGCTACGTGCGGACGGCCTACCACAAGGTCCGCCAGAACGCCAAGGACCTGACGCCGCTGCCGTTCGACATCGACCGGGCCCGCGACGAGATCGCCAGCCTGGAGCCGGCGATCCGCGACAACATCGAGAAGCTGGCCCGGGCCGACGTGGATGTGGAGGGCCTGGAGAAGGAGATCACCGCGATCAAGGCGAACGCGGAGGCCGAGAAGAAGGCGATGCTGACGCTCCGCGAGAGCCTCAAGACGGGCGAGTACCGGCTGGCGGGGCACACGAAGGTGGCCTACACCGAGGACGAGGTGAAGGCGGACCTGGCCCGTCGGTATGACTCGATCCGGAACACGAAGAACATCCTGGATGCCAAGGAGACGACCCTCAAGGCCAAGCAGAGCGAGATCGTCGCCTTCCGCAAGCAGCTCGACACGATGGTCGCCCAGAAGAAGGCCCTGAGCACCAAGCTGGACACGATCGAGGCCAAGCTGCGGCAGATCGAGGCCACCCAGGCGTCCAACGAGTTCCAGCAGATCGACGGCAGCGCCCTGTCCCGCGCCAAGGAGACGGTCTCCGAGCTGGAGAAGCGGATCGAGGTGATGACCCACAAGGCGGAGCTGGAAGGCCGCTACGCCGGCGGCGAGGTCCCGGTGGCCGTCGACCCGGCCCGCGACGTGGTGAAGGAGATCGACGCCGAGTACGGGGCGGAGTCCCCGGCCGCGAAGCCCGGCAAGAGCCTCTGATCGTCGCCCGGGATCCCCGAGCCTCCGGCCGGTCGAGGCCGGCCGGCCGCCCCTCCCCGGGGGACCGGCCGGCCGGCCTCGCGAGTTCCGGCGGGCGGGGAATGAGGCGAACGCCGAAGGGCCCGGACCGGGGGCCGGTCGGGGCGAAGCAAACGGAAGGAACCGCCGAGCCGGGCCGGCGAGGGCGAGGCGAGGGGCGGCGACTCGATCGCGAAGCAGGGCACGGGTTGAGCGGCATTCGCAACAGAGCGTACGATGGTGGAGAGTGGAATCCCCATGGTCAATCCGGGCGGCGAGTCAACCATGTTGGGACAATGGCGGATCGTCCTGCGGCAGGCCGAGGAGGCCGCGCGGGCCGGCCGGTTCGATGAGGCCTACGCCCTGGCGAGCCGGCCCGACGTCGCGGACCACAGCCAGGCGGTCCAGTTCCGCGGCCGGCTCGGGCTGGACCTGATCGCCCGGGCGGGCCGCCGCGGCGCGGCCGACGACATGGCCGGCGCGATCGACGACCTCTACCTGGCGGAGCGGATGGGTGCCCCGCCGGATTCGCTGGCCGCGGCCCGGCTCAGCCTGGCCGACCGCGTCGCCGACGAGATCCGGGCGGACCTCGACGCCGCCGAGCCGGCCCGGGCCCTGGAGCGGCTCGAGGAGCTGGCCCGGCACAAGATCGGCGGGCCGGCCCTCCGCCGCTACCGCGAGATCGCCGAGGCGTGGCAGGCCGCGACGGCCGAGGCCCGCCGCGGCGAGTTCGGGCACGCCTTCGAGCACCTCGAGCGAGCCGAGCGGCTGGCCGGCGGCGCCGGGGTGACCTCCGCCCAGAACGCCGCGGCCGCCGGCCGGCGCGACCTGGAGGCCCGCCAGAAGGCGGCCGCCCCCAAGGTCGAGGCCCTCTACCAGGCCCTGGCCGACGCCAAGTGGCCCCAGATCCTCGCCGCCGCCGAGGCCCTCCTGGCCGTCGTCCCGGAGCACCCCGCCGCGAAGCAGGCGCGGGCCCGCGCCTGGCAGCAGATCGCCGCCATCGGCCCCTCCGGCGCCGCCCAGTGGCCCGGGCGGGGCGCCCGGGCGGCCCAGGCCAACGCCCTGATCGGCCTCTACCCCGAACAGGCCCCCGCCCCCGCGGGCGCCGCCGAGCGCCAGCCCGCGGCCCCGCCGGCACCCATCGCCAATCCCGGCAAGGTGGCGGAGGAGATCGTCTGGCTGTCCGCCGACGGCGACGGCCCGGCCAGCCCCGCCGCCCCCGGCCCCCGGCTCTCCCCCAGGACGCCGCGTCCCGCCCCCGGCTCGCCGTCGCCGGCCCCCGCGTCACGCCAACCGGCCGTGGCCGAGGCGGTCGCCGGGCCCCGCGGCCGGTTCCTACTCTGGGTGGACGCCGTGGGCGGCTACCTGGTCTGCCTGGACGACCGCATCGTCCTCGGCCGCGCCGGCCCGGACAGCCCGGCGGACGTCCCCCTGATGGGAGACCTGTCGAGGAACCATGCCACCCTCATCCGCAGCGGCGAGAGCTACGTCCTGCAGGCCCATCACCCGTCCTTCATCAACGGCAAGGCCGTGGCCGACCGGGCCGTGCTCCGCGACGGCGACGTGATCCGCCTGGGCGACACCGTCGAGTTGGAGTTCCGCCAGCCCAGCCCCGTCAGCGCCACGGCGAGGCTGGCGATCGTCAGCCGGCATCGCCTCCCGCTGGCCGTGGACGGCGTCCTCCTGATGGCCGAGACGTGCATCGTCGGCGGCACGGGCCAGGCCCACATCCCGGCCCCGTCGGTCAGGCAGCCGCTGGTCCTCTACCGCCAGGGCAACGCCCTCTGGTGCCGCGCCCCCGGCAGCTTCGACGTGGACGGCCGCACGTGCGCGGCCCGCGCCCCGCTCACGCTCCGGTCGAGCGTGCTCGGGGACGGCTTCTCCTTCAGCCTGGAACCCCTCCGCTCGCACCCCGTCTGATCGGGCGGCGTGCCGCCCCCGGACCGGGGGGGAAGGCGACGGCCCGCGGTCAAGATTCGCCGCGGCCCGACGAACCGGACTACAAAGCCCTCGTGAAGATCCGACGAATCGAGTCGAAACGAGAACCGCAGCAGGAACCGCAGGTGAGCCGCCGAGCCCGTGACCTTCGGCCCCGGGATGCGTATAGACCCGGGGGCCGACCCACCGCACGGACGGGACGAGTCGAATCGAACGCCCCCTGGACGTGGAGTTGTAAGAGCGATGAGCACGACGGCCAAGCCACTGACGGGGGCGGACATGGATGAGACGATCATCTACGGGGTGAACGACCTTTCGGGCTCCGAGCCCGGACCCGGCCGGCCCATGGGGAACTCCGACATGCCCAGCTCCGACGAGACGTCCCCGGTCCCCGGCCACATGCCCCCGCAGGCCCAGGGCCGGTACACCTTCAGCTCCGGCGCCCGCCCGCTGGACGGTTACACGATCAAGCGGGCCATCGGTCGCGGCGGCTTCGGCGAGGTCTACTACGCCACCTCGGACTCGGGCAAGGAGGTCGCCCTCAAGCTGATCCTCCGCAACCTCGACGTCGAGCGTCGCGGGGTCATGCAGTGCATGAACCTCAAGTGCCCGAACCTGCTGGCGATCTTCGACCTCAAGGACAACGACGAGGGCGACAGCTTCGTCGTGATGGAGTACGTCGCCGGCCCCAGCCTCGCGAACGTCCTCAAGCAGTACCCCGAGGGGTTGCCCCTGCCGGAAGTCCGCCGCTGGCTCAAGGGCCTGGTCGAGGGCGTCGCCTACCTCCACGACCACGGGATCGTCCACCGCGACCTCAAGCCGGCGAACCTCTTCATGGAGGAGGGGATCGTCAAGATCGGCGACTACGGGCTGGCCAAGCTGATCACCCCGAGCCACGGCAGCGAGCACTCCGAGAGCATCGGAACCTGCCACTACATGGCGCCCGAGGTCGGCTCGGGCAAGTACCACAAGCCGATCGACGTCTACGCCATCGGCGTGATCCTCTACGAGATGCTCACCGGCCACGTGCCGTTCGACGGCGAGACGGTCAACGAGGTGCTGATGAAGCACCTGACGGCCCGGGCGGACGTCTCCGCGCTGCCGGAGCCCTACCGCCGGATCGTCGCCAAGGCCCTGGCCAAGGACCCGAACCAGCGGCCGTCCCGGGTCTACGACCTGCTCCCCGCCGAGGACGCCCCGAAGGCCCCGGACGTCCGGATCATCGGCGGCGGCCGCCAGGGCCAGCAGGGCGAGGTGCTCGACGCGGCCGCGGCCGCCCGGACCTCGCCGAGGCCCGAGGAGGACGTCTTCCGGATCGAGGCCGAGGAGCCGGTCTTCTACATCGGCCCCGAGACCAGGCCCCCGCGCGTCCGGGTGACGGTCCAGCAGCGGCTGCGGGCCAACTGGGAGGCCCTGCGACGCCCGGCGGCCTACCGCCGCCCGGCGCAGGCGGCCCAGGCCCGTCCGCGGACGCAACCGCAGCCGCGGGCCGCCCGCCCCGCCGCGGCCCCGCCGCCCCGGCAGGCGACGGCCCCCGCGCCGCCGCCGGAGCCCCCGACCCTCCCGAGCGGCCGGGTCCGGGTCGCCGAGCTGTCCGGCTCCATGCTCTCGGCGGCCCCCATGGCCGCGATCCTGGCCCTGCCGGTGGCCCTCATGACGGGCATCGACCTGGAATCCAGCCCGCAGCTCGCCGCCTACCTCTTCGGCATGACCCTGGTCGGGACCTGGATCGCCCTGATCGCCAACAAGCTCCTCGAGGGGCGGGAGGCGGACGGGACCACCAGGCGGCTGGCCGGCGCGTTCGGCGGCCTGGTCCTGGGGGCCGTCGCGATCGCCCTGAACAGGGCCCTCGAGCTGGGGATGCCGCAGAGCCGCCTCTTCAGCGGGGCCCAGGACCTGGAGCCGATCTACTTCGGCGCCCTCTTCGCCCTCACGGCGGGCTGGCAGGGCGCGGCCGATCGCGGGCGGAGCCGGCGATTCCGCCTCGGCCCCCTGCTCTGGACGACGATCCTGGCGGCCCTGCTCTCCCCGGCCTGGCCCTACAACCGCCCCGACGGCGTGGCCGTCGCCGCCCTCATCGCGGCCACGACCCAGATCGTCAGCCCCTGGAGCGAGCAGGCCGCACGCTACGCCCGCTACGTCCGCACGAATCGCAACAAGAACGACCGCAACGTCCAGGTCGCCTGAGCGAACCTCGAGAGTCCGAACCGATCGACCGATTCCTCCTTCTGGCCCGGGCACTGGGAGCGGCTGAAACCCATGAAACGGCTCTTGATCGTGCTTCTGGTGATCGCCCTGATCGGCTGGTCCTTCGCCGCCGCCGCCCGCCGCAGGCGCGTGTCCGAGTCCGAATATCAGTACGCCCGCGCGGCGGAGGCCCGCCGCGAGGCGGCGAGCGCCCAGTCCGACGCCCGCCGCGAGGCGCGCCGGGCGGCCGAGGAGGCGCGCCGGGCGATGCGCGAGGCCCGCGACGAGGCCCAGCGGGCCCTGCGGGAGGCCGGCCGCGAGATCCGCGAGGCCTTCCACGAGGCCCGCGAGGCCTGGCACCAGGCCGGCGACGAGAACCGCGACGCCTGGGCCGAAGGGGCCGACGAGGTCCGCGAGGCCGTCGCCGAGGCCGCCCAGGACGCCCGCGAATGCGTCGCGGACATCCCCGTGCCGATCGTCCCGGGCACCCGCACCGTCGAGGCCTCCCCCGAGCCGCCCCGGGCGCCCGAGTCGCCGGAGGCCCCGGAGCCGCCGGGCTTCCCCGGCCTCGCCCGCGACCACGCCGCGCCGCAGCCCCCGGCCGCCCCGCAGGCCCCGAGCAGGCCGAGAGCCGCCCGGCCGCAGGCCACGCCGGCCACGCGCCCGGCCGAGCCGGAGCGGTGGGTCGTCGGCCTGGTCTCCGTCACCGAGGAGCGGGCCCATGCCGAGGCCCGCAAGAAGCTCGAGCAGGAGGTCTCCGACTGGCTCGAGTCCCACGACATCCCGCGCTCCTGGACGCCGCCGGCCCGCCTCGTCGAGGGCATGATCCGCGAGAGCCGGATCTCCCGGATCGACAAGGAGTACGGCACCGTCTACGAGGTCCGCATCCGCCCCGACTTCTCTCCCGAGCGGATGGCGACCCT from Aquisphaera giovannonii includes these protein-coding regions:
- a CDS encoding FHA domain-containing protein, whose product is MLGQWRIVLRQAEEAARAGRFDEAYALASRPDVADHSQAVQFRGRLGLDLIARAGRRGAADDMAGAIDDLYLAERMGAPPDSLAAARLSLADRVADEIRADLDAAEPARALERLEELARHKIGGPALRRYREIAEAWQAATAEARRGEFGHAFEHLERAERLAGGAGVTSAQNAAAAGRRDLEARQKAAAPKVEALYQALADAKWPQILAAAEALLAVVPEHPAAKQARARAWQQIAAIGPSGAAQWPGRGARAAQANALIGLYPEQAPAPAGAAERQPAAPPAPIANPGKVAEEIVWLSADGDGPASPAAPGPRLSPRTPRPAPGSPSPAPASRQPAVAEAVAGPRGRFLLWVDAVGGYLVCLDDRIVLGRAGPDSPADVPLMGDLSRNHATLIRSGESYVLQAHHPSFINGKAVADRAVLRDGDVIRLGDTVELEFRQPSPVSATARLAIVSRHRLPLAVDGVLLMAETCIVGGTGQAHIPAPSVRQPLVLYRQGNALWCRAPGSFDVDGRTCAARAPLTLRSSVLGDGFSFSLEPLRSHPV
- a CDS encoding HAD family hydrolase — translated: MIQAVIFDFNGVLVDDESVHFELFREVLAQEGVTITDRDYHEKYLGYDDRGCFAAALADAGRAADEARLDGLIARKARRYVEVADQGLRYFPRAAETLEAISARWPVAINSGALRQEIEYALRRLDRMGCVSAIVAAEDAHKCKPDPAGYLQALDALRAVAAGKSPSGPPLEASDCLVVEDSLAGIVSAKGAGMWAVGITHTYTAPQLRQSGADAVIHGLDEFTPDWIEAHFARPHH
- a CDS encoding P-II family nitrogen regulator → MKLIIAIIQPTRLEAVKEALSRVEVFRLTVMDVQGFGRQKGYTEVYRGHEVTVNLLRKIELQIAVNEDFVEPTVNAIMEAGRSGPDGRIGDGKIFILPMDDCIRIRTGERGPEAI
- a CDS encoding sigma-70 family RNA polymerase sigma factor, which encodes MTPHRSERRELSTASPLQIYLHDINETPLLSPEEERELSERVAAGDPYAREHMVKANLRLVVNIARGYLGKGLGLEDLIEEGNLGLMRAVEGYDGMMDTRFSTYASYWIKQSIRRAVMNNGKPIRLPAYMVSLLAKWKRATAVLGERLGRAPTPEEVGKALRLSKKKIGIVVKAIKVSNLTPQSECSDEDGAILDEILTDDRSKAPEQQMIEADDLSRVFDRLDELDDREATVIRMRFGLLRPYQPMTLREVGEKLGLTRERVRQLESLAIQKLTHGLCETSGSIDA
- a CDS encoding serine/threonine-protein kinase, which translates into the protein MSTTAKPLTGADMDETIIYGVNDLSGSEPGPGRPMGNSDMPSSDETSPVPGHMPPQAQGRYTFSSGARPLDGYTIKRAIGRGGFGEVYYATSDSGKEVALKLILRNLDVERRGVMQCMNLKCPNLLAIFDLKDNDEGDSFVVMEYVAGPSLANVLKQYPEGLPLPEVRRWLKGLVEGVAYLHDHGIVHRDLKPANLFMEEGIVKIGDYGLAKLITPSHGSEHSESIGTCHYMAPEVGSGKYHKPIDVYAIGVILYEMLTGHVPFDGETVNEVLMKHLTARADVSALPEPYRRIVAKALAKDPNQRPSRVYDLLPAEDAPKAPDVRIIGGGRQGQQGEVLDAAAAARTSPRPEEDVFRIEAEEPVFYIGPETRPPRVRVTVQQRLRANWEALRRPAAYRRPAQAAQARPRTQPQPRAARPAAAPPPRQATAPAPPPEPPTLPSGRVRVAELSGSMLSAAPMAAILALPVALMTGIDLESSPQLAAYLFGMTLVGTWIALIANKLLEGREADGTTRRLAGAFGGLVLGAVAIALNRALELGMPQSRLFSGAQDLEPIYFGALFALTAGWQGAADRGRSRRFRLGPLLWTTILAALLSPAWPYNRPDGVAVAALIAATTQIVSPWSEQAARYARYVRTNRNKNDRNVQVA
- a CDS encoding CAP domain-containing protein; the encoded protein is MRTTILHGVIFSTLTMAATLVGYTPAARAQGTSAGPIGRLVHRLRHHQQPTTTWNAAAAAPAAVAQQPAAACDCSGSDPYGFASVLNRLRAAAGLHPLAYDADLSSWASQNNAAQCRRGIGHHVNPGCFQNCGWNHSSAEDVARGWMNSPGHRENLLSPSVSRFGIAYGPGPYWTLNAR
- a CDS encoding DUF1559 domain-containing protein, translating into MNAPKRPHAARGFTLIELLVVIAIIAVLIALLLPAVQSAREAARRAQCTNNLKQIALAAANYESGNGCLPAGSYSGLNGFNPPHWGTYVENYSCFVRMLPYFEQSAMYNAMNTSLSSADVCNLTICGVRVASLICPSDNQNETIPLPATRSSTGVTPGWSFNLIDSGPDAVFPLPAGGTWQQAFTSYAGNAGTFTFGFTKLMPSSVLGQFNGLIYNDSSVRLSAITDGTSNTFLFGEHSKSTLMRVDPGYAVSDGAWNSARWYDTLFATLYPLNFGNGNNQNVKNASYYLPTGAGSNHPGGANFAFGDGSVRFIKNNINSWSFNQGNADSYGDSMPDNTTFVTVPSSADPNAIKSGTYLQHSGANGPAQLGVYQALSTRSGGEVISADAY